TCTGTAAGACCTAACTTGTCGAGCTTATCGATCTTGGCGTTTCCGACGCTTGCTGCGGATTCCTTGATCTGTTTCTTTGTAGGGAAAGCATCCTTGATCTTTCCGAAAACAGTCTTGGGGCCCTGTACGTTCTTTAAGATCTTATCGAGAGCTCTTATGAACTGGTTTGCCTGCGCCTTTGTGATGATAAGGGGAGGTGCGAGCCTGATCGTTGACTTGCCGATGGCACTTACGAGGATACCCATTGAGAATAACTGTTCACGCATTCCCTGGGCAGTGATCGTGTCATCGAATTCGATACCGATAAGAAGGCCCTTGCCCCTTACCGAACGGATGCAATTATATTTTGCCCTGAGCTTGCCGAGCTTCTCGAAAAGCTCTTCGCTTACTTCTCTTACATTATCGATTATGTTTTCTTCTTCGATAGTTTCCATAACGGCATTACCTGCTGCGCAAGCTAACGGGTTTCCGCCGAAAGTCGAACCATGGTCGCCGGGCTTCATGCCTGTAGCGATCTCATTTGTCGTGAGCATTGCACCGATCGGTACGCCGCCGCCAAGGCCCTTTGCGAGGGTCATGATGTCAGGCTGTACTCCGTAGTTCTGATAGCAGAACATCTTTCCTGTACGTCCGATACCTGTCTGGACTTCATCGAAAATAAGGAGAACATTCTTTTCGTGACAGAGCTTCTTTACTGCCTGGATATATTCAAGGTCAGCAGGATGAACGCCGCTCTCACCCTGTACGAGTTCGAGCATGATGGCAGCTGTCTTAGGTGTAACAGCCTCGATCAATGCATCGATGTCGTTATAAGGAACATAAACAAAGCCGGGGAGATTAGGTTCGAAAGGCCTCTGGAATTTCTCCTGGCCTGTAGCCGCAACGGTTCCCATAGTTCTTCCGTGGAAGCTCATGGTAGCCGTGATGATCTCGTACTTCTTAATATCCTTATAGTAGAAATAGCTGCGTGCGAGCTTGATTGCCGCTTCGTTTGCTTCAGCACCGGAATTGCAGAAGAATACCTTGTCTGCAAAGCTTGCGCGGCAGAGCCTGTAAGCGAGCTCAGACTTCTGCGGGATGTAATAGTAGTTGCAGGCATGAATGATGCTCTTTGCCTGTGAACATATAGCCGATGTGAGCTTCGGATGAGCGTAGCCCAGGCAGTTAACGGCGATGCCGCCGATCATATCGAGATACTTCTTGCCTTCAGTGTCATAGAGATAGCAGCCCTTGCCCTTTGTGAAAGCAACAGGGAGGAGGTTAAATACCTGAAGACAGTAATTCTTGTCGTAATCCTGAATCAGGGAGAGATCATTTTCTATACTCATAGTGCTCTTTTTTCTCCTTTACGATCATTGTGCCGATTCCGTTCTTTGTAAATGTCTCGAGAATGATGGAGTGAGGAATCCTTCCATCTATTATGTGGGCTCTGTCGACACCACGCAATACGGTATCGAGACAACCTTCGATCTTGGGGATCATTCCTCCGCTGATTATTCCTTCTTCAACGAGATCCTTGATGTCGTTCTGATCAAGGACAGGGATGATGTAGTCTGAACCGTCTTCGAGCTTTCTTAATACGCCGCCGACGTCGGTTAAAGTGATGAGCTTTGAAGCTCCTAATGCTACTGCAACTTCAGCAGCAACGGTGTCAGCATTGATGTTGTAGCTCTCGCCGTCCTTGCCGACACCGATAGGTGCGATGACAGGGATATATTCGTCGTTTGCGAGCATCGAGATGACCTTTGTGTTGATCTTCTTGATCTTGCCTACATAACCGATATCGATGGGATTGCCTTCAGCGTCTTCCGTGAGTTTCTCAGCTTCGATGAGGTTTCCGTCAATGCCTGAGATACCGATAGCCTTTGCGCCTTTTCCGCAGAGTGTGGAAACGATATCTTTATTGGTCTTACCGATCAATACCATCTGGGCATATCCCATAGTCTCATCGTCTGTATATCTGAGACCGTTAACAAAGTGGGATTCCTTGTTGACCTTTTTGAGCATGTCGCTGATGTCGGGTCCGCCGCCGTGAACGATGACCGGGTTGATCCCGATGTACTTGAGAAGAGTTATATCGTCCATGACAGACTGCTTCAGGTCTTCGTTGATCATGGCATTTCCGCCGTACTTGATAACGAATGTCTGGCCTCTCATCTTCCTGATGTAGGGGAGTGACTCGATAAGGATCGAAGCCCTGTCAACATTATTCTGCATATCGCCCGAGATAACGGGTATTTCTTTGTTTCCTGCCATGATCAGATACCTCTTACTATATTCTTGAGTCCGGCTGTTTCTTCGAAACCGAACATTACGTTTGCCGCCTGAATTGCCTGGAGCGCTGCGCCCTTGCCGAGATTGTCCTGTGCCGAGAAGAGCTTGATCACTCCGGTATCGGGATCGTAAACACCGTTGACGTCGATATAATTTGAACCTGCTACAGCCTTTACGTCGGGAAGTGTCTTTCCGGGGAGAACTCTTACGAAGTTCTCATCCTTATAGAACTCCTGGTAGATCTCGTTGATCTTCTCGGAGGATACATCCTTGAAAGCTTCTGTGGGCTTTACGTAGATGCTTGCGAGCATTCCGCGCTTGAAAGGTGCCAGGTGGGGAGTAAAGGTGACTTTGATATCACCGGGCTTCTTTCCTGCGAGGAAAGAGCACTGCTCCGAGATCTCCGTTGTGTGACGGTGTCCGACTGCACCATAGGGCTTGAAAGCTTCGTCAGTCTCACAGAAAGCATATGCGAGATCTGCTTTTCTTCCTGCGCCGCTTACACCTGATGTTGCATCGATGATGATCGAATTCTCATCTATAAGGTGATCCTTAAGGAAAGGTGCGAGAGCGATGAGTGAGCATGTCGGGTAGCAACCGGGATTTGCAACGAGCTTTGCTGTCTTAAGATTCTCCCTGTAGAACTCCGGAATGCCGTAAACTGCTTCATTAAGGAGTTCCGGATTGGGATGTGTGAGCTTATATGATTTCTCGTAAGTTGCGAGATCCTTATATCTGAAGTCACCGCTGTGATCGATTACCTTTGTGCCTGCCTTAAGGAGTTCGGGAACGATCTTTGCAGATACTCCGTGAGGAAGAGCTGTAATTACAAGGTCGGAATCTTTAGCTACCTCTTCATAGGGGAGATCTTCACAGACAACGTCTACGATGCCTCTGAATTCGGGATAGATCTCAGAATAAGGCTTGCCTGCGAAAGTCTGGCTGGTCAGATGTCGGAATCTGAAGAAAGGGTGGCCTGCAAAACCTCTAACGAGTTCTGCACCAACATATCCTGTTGATCCTATAATAGAAACATACTTAACAGATTCTTCAATCGCCATTTTAATTGCCTCCGATTAGGGTGAATAATCCCCACCTTGATGTTTGATTTATGCAATATAATGCATAAATATTCAAAAGTCAACCGGATTATGCATAAATATATTACATAATAGTATTAGCGGGGATCTTTCCGCATAATAACGCATAAGCCGGCTGATAGTGCAGATTGCCTGTAAAGGTAACCCAAACGTAATAAATTAAACCCTTTTTTCAGGCCCAAAAGGGTATATTGCACAATAAGAAAAAGGTGGAAAAATGCCTCAAATTATTTGTTTTGCCACTCTTTCTTGTACAACACACACAAAATAGTTAAAGGGCATTTGATATATTTACCAAGCAACGGAAATTACCATGCCAAATTAGCAAAACTTTTTTTGGTGAGAGTGTCATATAGTAAACAAATAAGCGTTTTGTTACTATTCTCATAGTTATCTTGCCCGCTTTGCGTGGGCACATTTTTGGAGGTTATAAGTTATGGCAAGTTTATCTTTCCAGCACGTTTACAAGAAGTATGAAGGCGGCGTAGTCGCAGTTTCAGATTTCAATCTTGACGTAGCAGATAAGGAATTCGTTATCCTCGTAGGACCTTCCGGATGCGGTAAGTCAACAACTCTCCGTATGCTCGCTGGTCTCGAAGATATTTCAGAGGGTGAAATTTATATCGACGATCGTTGTGTAAACGACGTACTCCCTAAGGACAGAGACATCGCAATGGTATTCCAGAACTACGCTCTCTATCCTCACATGTCAGTTCGTGACAACATGGCATTCGCACTTAAGCTCAGAAAGATGCCTAAGGACGAGATCAACCGCCGTGTTCAGGAAGCAGCTAAGATCCTTGAGATCGAGCACCTCTTAGACAGAAAGCCTAAGGCTCTCTCCGGTGGTCAGCGTCAGAGAGTTGCTCTCGGCCGTGCTATCGTACGTGACCCTAAGGTCTTCCTCATGGACGAGCCTCTCTCCAACTTGGACGCTAAGCTCCGTGTACAGATGCGTGTTGAGATCACAAAGCTCCACCACAGACTTAAGACAACATTCGTTTACGTTACACACGACCAGACAGAAGCTATGACCATGGGTACCAGAATCGTAGTTATGAAGGACGGCTTCATCCAGCAGGTTGACTCTCCTACGGAGCTCTATGACAACCCGGTTAACACATTCGTTGCAGGATTCATCGGAATGCCTCCTATGAACTTCATCAATGCTGTTATCAACGTTGAAGGTTCTGACGTATTCGTTTCTTTCGAGAACGTTACAATCAAGCTTCCTGAGAGATATGCAGTTGAGGAAGTTATGGAGCGCGACGGTCAGGAAGTTATCTTCGGTGTTAGACCTGAGGCTATCACAGACGATATCACATACGTAACAGATCACCCTGAATCAGCATTCACAGCTGACGTAGACGTCGTAGAAATGCTCGGTGCTGAGACATATCTCTATGTCACAGTTAACGGATCACTCCCGCTCACATGCCGTGTTGACCCTACAACATCCCAGTCTGCAGTTGGTCAGGTTGTTGACCTCGCAGTTGACTCCAACCGTATCCACCTCTTCGATAAGGATACAGAGCAGAGCATCATTTCCTAATAAAATAATCTTAGAACCTCAATTCAGAGACCGTGAATTCCAAAAAGAGTTCACGGTCTCTTTTTATGTGGCAAATCAGTGTCAGATCGCTTCAAAACTTGCACCTTTTTAAGAAAAATAATATGATTTAATGTAGCGTTTTATGGACGTTCATATATGCTTCTTGAGAGGTGGAAACCATGGAAGAGATTAAAAAATGCATGCGACAGGTAAAAACGATTATTTCCGTTAACTGCGGAGTGATTGATACGGCAGGCAAGATCCTTGCTGCGACGAATGAGATCGGTGATGAAGAGACTGATCCTTCCTTCAGAGCAGTTGTATCTTCAGACAACCTTTTCGCTTCCACCGCTGACAGAACATATCTGAAAGTTTTCATCGGAGAACAGCTCAAATACATTCTCTATATCGAAAGCACTGATCCTGATGCGAAGATCTCGCTTCAGCTCATTGCCGAGTGGATGAAGACTCTTGTTAAGGAGAAGGGTACAGATGCTGAGAAGGCAATCTTCATCCGTAACGTCCTCCTCGACAACGAGATCAGATCAGAAGTTCCCATGATCGCAAGGGGATATAAGATCGACTGCAATAATCCGAGACTCGTTCTCGTAGTAAGAACCGGTGCTGATCAGAGTGCTGAAGCATTCGAGATCCTGCAGAATCTCTATACAGATTCTGATGTTGCTACTGTTATCTCAATGGATGACACAACAGCTATCGTAATCATCGATGCTCTGGAATCCCAGGTAAGCGAAGATACAAAGGACAGCTTCATCGAAGAGACCTCACAGTCAGTTCTGGCATGCCTTACATCTGAAGGCTGCAAGGCTAAGGTTGCAGTAGGTTCTGTAGTAGGTTCTTTCATGGATATCAGCAAGTCTTATTCTGATGCCATGACAGCTCTTAAGGTCAGCAAGATCTTTGACGGCGAGTCCGATCTCTCCAGATATGACAAGCTCGGCTTGGGCAGACTCATCTACCAGCTCCCTAAGCCTCTCTGTGAAATGTTCATCAGAGAAGTTTTCCCTAACGAAGCTTTCAAGCAGTTGGATGAAGAAACAAGAACCACAATCGATACATTCTTTGCGAATGACCTCAACGGTTCCGAGACTTCAAGAGAACTGTTCGTTCACAGAAATACGCTCGTATACAGACTTGAAAAGGTTAAGACCAAGACAGGCCTTGACTTAAGGAAATTCGACGACGCGGTACTCTTTAAGATGGCAACTATGGTAAGGACCTATATCGACTATCTTAACGATACCAATGACAACAAGATCAGGTAATTAATTTGATAGATTTTATTGATGTAGAGAAAACATATGCTTCGGGAGTTGAAGCCTTAAAGGGAATCAACTTAACGATTGAAGACGGCGAATTCGTCTTCGTAATCGGTAAATCAGGATCAGGAAAGTCGACCCTCCTTAAGTGCATCACTTGCGAGGAGAGACCCACTTCAGGCAAAGTTACTATCGACAATTTCGATATTTCACATATGAGCCGCGCGCTCGTTCCTTATCTGCGCCGTAAGATCGGAATGATCTATCAGGACTTCCGTCTGATCGAGACTAAGACAGTAGCAGAAAATGTTGCTTTCGCAGGCGAGATCATCGGCGTACCCAAGCAGAGCCTTATGAATACGGTTCAGATCTGCTTATCCGTAGTAGGACTTAAGGACAAGGCAGACTGTTATCCCCAGGAGCTCTCCGGCGGTGAGCAGCAGAGAGTCGCTATTGCACGCGCAATGGTAAATAACCCCAGCCTTATCGTAGCTGACGAGCCTACAGGCAATTTAGACCCTGAGACATCCGAAGCTATTATGGCGATGCTCTTAGAGCTCAACCAGAACGGCGGCACGACGGTAATCATCTGCACACATGACAGCACGATGGTTGACCGTATGAAGCAGAGAGTTATCGAGATCGATGACGGTCTTGTTATAAGAGATGAAACAGCCAGCGGTTATAAGGGTGACCAGGAGCATGAAGCTTCTTTGGCACAGAACGCGAGAACATCTCTTTATGGCGGCGAGAACGGATCTTCCGTTGCCTTCGGTGACGATGAAGAATATAACGACGGTTATGACGATGCAGAATATGCCGATACAAAGAACAACGGCGTGCTTTTTGGCGATAACCAGAAAGCAAGAGAGTACGAACCTGTTGAAGAATCCTTCAAGCCTGAATTCGATCTGGACAAGGAAGTAACTCCCATCACAGCAATTCCCGATGAGGTATTTAATCCGGAACCTGTACAGGAAGTCGTTGTTGAAACCATAGAACTGGAAAATGCAGAAGAGCCGAAAGAACCAGAAAAGGTTGAAGAACCTGAAAAAGAATCTGAGTTCTTTAAGGCAGAAGAACCCAAAGAGCCTGAAGTAAAGGCTGTTCCGGAAGATAAAGAAGAAACTGAAGAAGCAGAAGAGGAAGATATCCCTCAGGAACCTGAGATCATTGAGATCAATATTCCTGAGAATACGACTGCTTTCTCCTTTGGAGATGAAGTTGCAAAAACTGCTGAGGCTCCGAAGGCACCTGCTCCCAAAGCTCCCGTTGCGCAAGTAGCTCCCCGGGATCTCGATCCTGATTTGGATCCGGATGAGGTTATGGCAGTTTCGAGTCAGGAGCCTGACTATGCAAAGGAAGCAAGACGCGAACTGAAGCGCAGGGAAAAGGCGGAAAAGGCTGCTTTGAAGGAAGCTAAGCGCAAGGAAAAGCTTGATAAGAAGAAAAAAGTGAGAAGAACAGATTTCAAGCCCGGAACTGATATTGATATGATGCCGGAGGATGATGAATAATGACCGGAAGAGCTTTAATTAATTCAATCAAAGAAGGCTTTCGCGGAATCATCAGACATCCGCTCGTTACCATAGCCTCTATCACGACCATCATGCTGATGCTCATAATCATGGGCGCTTTTTACATGTTCTCTGTTAATGCCAGAAGGATCATGAGAAAGCTCTCACAAAGACCTCCTATTGAGGTTTATATGGTCCTCCAGAGCACTGAAGAGCAAAGAGCCACAGTAGCTCAGAACCTTAAGGATAATCCTGATATCATTGAGTTTACGATGGCTTCTCCTGAGGAGAACTATAACAGCTTTAAGGAAAACCTCGGATCATCTTCATCTATCCTTGATGACTTTGATTACAATATGTATCTTCCTTATACATTTAATATAAGACTCTCCGATCCTTCAAAGGCAAATGAAGTCTGCGCAGTGATCGAGACTTATACGGGAGTTTCAAAGGTTGCCCAGGAAAGCAATGTAATGACATTCCTTACCAAGGCTTCAAGGATCGTTAATGTTACGACGGCAGTATCGTTCGTCGTTCTTTTCGTAATCGCATTGTTCATTATCTCGAACATGGTACGTATCTCTGTTTACTCCAGAGCTTCAGAGATCGAGATCATGAAATTTGTCGGCGCTACAAACAACTACATCAGGCTTCCTTATATTACGGAAGGCGCTATGGTTGGTCTTTTCAGCGCGCTGACTTCATGGGCTATCACAACGATCGTTTATCATTCAGTCTATGCAAAGGCTATGAGCTCGATCGACCCGACAAGCTTTTACGCCCTGGCTACAACGAGATCCCTCATGTGGCATGAGCTCGTTATCTTAGTCGTAATGGGATTGATAATTGGAGCAGTAGGAAGCGGTATTTCAGTACGTCAATATATCAAAGTGTGAGGCATATTATGATAAACACAGAAACTATTGAAAGAAGCGAAAAAAAGGGGAATAGGATTTTAAAGAAGCTGGCGATGTTTGGTGTCGCTATGCTTTGCTGCCTTGTGGCAACGGCTTCGAGCTCATGGCTCAGTTCTGAAAAAGTAGTTGCGGTAGGCGGTGTTCCGATCATCGTTAATAAAGTAACTGTTGAAGATATCAACAATGCGAAAAAGAAGAGAGACGCTGCCAAAGAAGATGCCAAGAAGGCTAAGCAGAAGATCGCCGACCTTAAAAACCAGAAGGAACAGATCTCCGGAGAACTCTCAAAGCTTAACCAGGCTAATGCCGAGCAGAAGGCACAGTATGAGCTTATCGCATCACAGTTGGAGGCAGCTCTTGATGAAAAGGCTGCAGCATTAGACGAATATATCGAAGCTCAGGAAAACCTTGAAAAGCAACAGAAGCTTTTCACTGACAGAATTACCATCATGTTCGAGTATCAGAACAAATCGACATTGGAAGTCCTTTTGGAATCTGACAGCATTGCCGGTTTCTTCACAAACATGCAGGTTATCTCACTTATCGCAGATTCTGATGCTCAGGCTGTAGATATGCTCCAGTCCGCATTGGACGATGCCGAGCTTCAGGCTGATCTCAAGCTCAAGCATGCAGAAGAGATGCAGGCAATAGCGGATGAGAAGAAGCGTCAGTTAGACGAGCTCGAAAAACTTATCGGCCAGACCGAGGAAACACTCAGCAATGTTGATACAGACATCGACTCCATGGAGAAGATGGAGGACGAACTCGAGAAGGAAGCTAAGAAGCTCGAGGATAAGATCAAGAGCCTCCAGACCCAGTACAACAAGGAAAATGCAGCAACCGGCGGCGGTGGTGCAGGAACTACCAAGTATAACAGCAAGGGTACAAAGGAAGTTGGCGGTGTAACATGGCGCTGGCCTACATATTGCACCAGCATTACTTCTTACTACGGATACAGAATCCATCCCGTATATAAGACAAAGAAGTTCCACTCCGGTGTAGATATCGGTGCAGGTTATGGTGATACGATCATGGCTGCAGCTTCAGGTACGGTAATCCTCGTTTCAGAACCTGTAGAAGGTAAGAACAAGGGCGGTTCCGGATACGGCAACTACTGCATCATTGATCACGGCAACGGATATTCGACTCTTTACGGACATGCAAGAGACATCTATGTAAAGGTAGGTCAGAAGGTTTCCCGCGGCAAGGCTATCGGCGAAGTCGGAAGCACTGGTACATCAACAGGTGCGCATCTCCACTTCGAAGTCCGTGTCAACGGCAGCACTACAAACCCTCTTAACTATCTGCCGTAATTCTTTATGGACGACAGCTTTTACGACATACTTGCCCTTCACTACGATGATCTTCAGATAAACGGCGATACTTCAGCCTGGGGACCGTATATATACGGACTTATCAATGATCATTGCAAGATCAAGGAACCATCGGTTACTGATCTTGGCTGCGGAACAGGTGTCGTAACTAATTTCCTCGCTTCAAAGGGATTAAATGTTACGGGAGTAGATCTTTCTCCCGATATGCTCTCACTGGCTTCATCAGGTGATGAGACGGGTACGGTTTCCTGGATATGTGCTGATATCACATCCTACGAAGGTCCCATGTGCGGATGCTTCATATCAACAATGGATACGGTAGGTCACATAACTGATCCGGAAGATCTTGCAAAGATCTTTTCAATGGTATCGGACAGTCTTGAAGAAGGCGGAGTATTTATCCTCGATACGACCACAAAGCATCATTTCGAAGAATCTCTGGGCGACAATGTTTTCTACGAAGACTACGATGGCTTTACTCTCCTTTGGGTAAATCATTACGATAAGGATGAAAAGATCAATCATGCAGAGCTCACGCTTTTCGAGCTGACAGAAGATGACCTCTATGAGAGATATGACGGCGAACTTACTGCAAGATTTCATTCCCCCGAAGAGATAGAAGATATGGCAGAAAAGGCCGGACTTAAAAAACTCGCAGTATATGGCGAACTTAACAGGGAAGAGCCCTCTTTAAAAGACGAACGGATCTTCTTTGTATTCGGTAAATAAATATATATATAAGGAACTGACATGGCAGATAACGCATATTATGTACCGGGCGCGCCCGAAGACTTGAAAAAGGACCACATCGTAAGAGCTGAAGGCTTGGGCGGTCTTGTTAAGTGTCTTTGCGTGAGCACGAAGACTGTCTGCGAGACTGCCAGGGTCATGCATCAGATGTCTCCTGCGGCGACAGCAGCTCTGGGCAGATTCATGACAGGTTCTCTTCTTATTTCCGAATCCATGAAGAATCCCGGAGACACTCAGACTACGATAATCAGGGGCGACGGACCGATGGAAGGCATGACATGCGTTACCGATTTCGGTTTTAAGGTAAGGGCATATCCTGTTGAATCCGTTGTTCCGACGGAATATCACAGGCCCGGCAAGATAAATGTCGGTGCTGCAGTAGGCAAGGGCAGCCTTACAGTTGTAAGGGATATCGGCCTTAAAGAACCTTATGTCGGCGTATCCGAACTGGTATCGGGCGAGATCGCGGAAGATTTTGCTTATTATCTTGCTAAATCTGAACAGACAAAGTCGATAGTATCTCTTGGTGTATTGCTCGAAAAAGGTGAGGTTTCCCATGCGGGCGGCCTTATGATCCAGCTCCTGCCCGGAGCAGGCGAAGATGAGATCTCTTATCTCGAAAAAAGAGCAGCAGGTTTCCCTGAGATATCATTCCTTTTCAGTGAAGGATTTACTCCGGCACAGATAATCGACCTTTTCATGGGCGATCCTGATCTTAAATATCTCGATGGCAAAGAAGTGGAGTTCAAGTGCAACTGCAGCAGGGAAAGAATGCTGACAGGCCTTGCAGCTTTGGGCAAAAATGACATCGAAGAGATCACAAAAGACGGCAAGCCGATCGAAACAGTATGCAGATTTTGCAACAGTAAATATGTTTTTGAGCCCGAAGAACTCAAAAAACTGTAAAAAACAGGGGCAAAACTGTAAAAAAGTGCTTGCAAATCACAAAACAAGATAGTAGAATACCTTTCGCACGCGTCTAAACAGGGATAATTCTGCCCTTTAGTACGAGTGATAAGGCTTTGATAACGGAGATTGCCACGAGGTAAGGCGCCAGCTGCGCGATAACTTGCGAGGTGGGTAACTTCGAAGGAGCCGAAGGCAGAGGATACGATCCGATGCCGTCTCGGAACCCTATGGTTCGGAGAGTTCGAAGCAGTACGTTACTGCCCAGAGAACCAAAGTGCCGCCCTAAGGTGGTAACTGGATAGTCTGGGTTTTTGAATGGAAAGCCAAGACACTCCCGACAGGGTTGAGAAAAAGAAATACAGCTTATAGTAAGGAGGCCAACAAAATGGCAACAAAGACAACAATGGTCAGAATTAAGCTCAAGGCTTATGATCACAAGATTCTCGACGAGAGCGCAAAGCTTATCGTAGACGCACTTGCTCGTGACGATGCAAGCTTCTCCGGTCCTATCCCGCTCCCTACAGAGAAAGAGGTTGTTACGATCCTTCGTTCACCTCACGTAAACAAGGATTCCCGTGAGCAGTTCGAGCAGAGAACTCACAAGAGAATCATCGACGTCTATACACCGTCTTCTCAGACGATGGATGACATTGGCAAGCTTGACATGCCTGCAGGCGTTTCTATTGAAGTAAAGATCAAATAAAAACGCTTTAAGGCTTAATTCGGCATTTAAGGAACGCCAAGCCTTAGATCGCCGAGGTCACGTTCTTCGGCAAACCGTTGAACCAATAACCTAAATAGGAGGAAAGAACTTTATGACGAAATTCATCATTGGCAGAAAGTCCGGCATGACACAGTTGTTCGATGACAACGGCAACGTTATTCCGGCAACCGTTATAAGCTGCGAGCCTATGTACGTGCTCCAGAACAAGACGGTAGAGACTGACGGATACAAGGCCTGCAAAGTAGGCACAGGTTCCATCAGAGCAAAGCTTGTAAACAAGCCTGACGCAGGACAGTTCAAGAAGGCTGACGTTGAGCCTAAGAGAATTATCCGCGAATTCACACCCGACGAAGAGTACAGCCTCGGACAGGAGATCAAAGTATCCGATATGTTCGCAGTTGGCGACAAGGTCGACGTAAGCGGCGTATCCAAGGGTAAGGGTTTCCAGGGCAACATCAAGCGTCACGGACAGAAGGGTGGTCCTTCTGGTCACGGCTCCATGTATCACAGAAGAGTCGGTTCAATGGGCGCTACTTCCACACCCGGTAGAGTTGTACCTGGTAAGAAGATGCCTGGACATATGGGTGCAGTTAACTGCACAGTACAGAACCTTAGCGTTGTCATGGTTGACGGCGACAGAGGAATCCTCGTAATCAGAGGAGCTATCCCTGGTCCTAAGGGCGGTATCGTAACAGTACAGAATACTGTTAAGGCATAAGACGGAGGAACAGAATAATGGCTAAAATTGATGTTAAAGATTTGACAGGTGCCGTTAAGGGTTCCATCGAGCTTTCCGATGAGATTTTCGGCATCGAGCCCAACGAAGTTGCAATGTCTACAGTAGTTAGAAACCAGCTTGCAAACAGAAGACAGGGCACACAGAAGACAAAGACAAGAAGCGAAGTATCCGGTGGCGGTAAGAGACCTTACAGACAGAAGGGTACAGGTAGAGCTCGTCACGGTTCAACAAGATCCGCACAGTATGTTGGCGGCGGAATCATCTTTGGACCCAACCCCAGATCATACAGCTACACAGTACCTAAGAAGATCAAGAGACTTGCTCTTAAGTCCGCTCTTTCTTCAAAGGTTGCTTCTGAGAAGATGATCGTTATCGAGAACA
The window above is part of the Ruminococcaceae bacterium R-25 genome. Proteins encoded here:
- a CDS encoding murein DD-endopeptidase MepM/ murein hydrolase activator NlpD, producing the protein MINTETIERSEKKGNRILKKLAMFGVAMLCCLVATASSSWLSSEKVVAVGGVPIIVNKVTVEDINNAKKKRDAAKEDAKKAKQKIADLKNQKEQISGELSKLNQANAEQKAQYELIASQLEAALDEKAAALDEYIEAQENLEKQQKLFTDRITIMFEYQNKSTLEVLLESDSIAGFFTNMQVISLIADSDAQAVDMLQSALDDAELQADLKLKHAEEMQAIADEKKRQLDELEKLIGQTEETLSNVDTDIDSMEKMEDELEKEAKKLEDKIKSLQTQYNKENAATGGGGAGTTKYNSKGTKEVGGVTWRWPTYCTSITSYYGYRIHPVYKTKKFHSGVDIGAGYGDTIMAAASGTVILVSEPVEGKNKGGSGYGNYCIIDHGNGYSTLYGHARDIYVKVGQKVSRGKAIGEVGSTGTSTGAHLHFEVRVNGSTTNPLNYLP
- a CDS encoding cell division ATP-binding protein FtsE: MIDFIDVEKTYASGVEALKGINLTIEDGEFVFVIGKSGSGKSTLLKCITCEERPTSGKVTIDNFDISHMSRALVPYLRRKIGMIYQDFRLIETKTVAENVAFAGEIIGVPKQSLMNTVQICLSVVGLKDKADCYPQELSGGEQQRVAIARAMVNNPSLIVADEPTGNLDPETSEAIMAMLLELNQNGGTTVIICTHDSTMVDRMKQRVIEIDDGLVIRDETASGYKGDQEHEASLAQNARTSLYGGENGSSVAFGDDEEYNDGYDDAEYADTKNNGVLFGDNQKAREYEPVEESFKPEFDLDKEVTPITAIPDEVFNPEPVQEVVVETIELENAEEPKEPEKVEEPEKESEFFKAEEPKEPEVKAVPEDKEETEEAEEEDIPQEPEIIEINIPENTTAFSFGDEVAKTAEAPKAPAPKAPVAQVAPRDLDPDLDPDEVMAVSSQEPDYAKEARRELKRREKAEKAALKEAKRKEKLDKKKKVRRTDFKPGTDIDMMPEDDE
- a CDS encoding molecular chaperone Hsp33, whose protein sequence is MADNAYYVPGAPEDLKKDHIVRAEGLGGLVKCLCVSTKTVCETARVMHQMSPAATAALGRFMTGSLLISESMKNPGDTQTTIIRGDGPMEGMTCVTDFGFKVRAYPVESVVPTEYHRPGKINVGAAVGKGSLTVVRDIGLKEPYVGVSELVSGEIAEDFAYYLAKSEQTKSIVSLGVLLEKGEVSHAGGLMIQLLPGAGEDEISYLEKRAAGFPEISFLFSEGFTPAQIIDLFMGDPDLKYLDGKEVEFKCNCSRERMLTGLAALGKNDIEEITKDGKPIETVCRFCNSKYVFEPEELKKL
- a CDS encoding methyltransferase family protein — encoded protein: MDDSFYDILALHYDDLQINGDTSAWGPYIYGLINDHCKIKEPSVTDLGCGTGVVTNFLASKGLNVTGVDLSPDMLSLASSGDETGTVSWICADITSYEGPMCGCFISTMDTVGHITDPEDLAKIFSMVSDSLEEGGVFILDTTTKHHFEESLGDNVFYEDYDGFTLLWVNHYDKDEKINHAELTLFELTEDDLYERYDGELTARFHSPEEIEDMAEKAGLKKLAVYGELNREEPSLKDERIFFVFGK
- a CDS encoding LSU ribosomal protein L3P — encoded protein: MTKFIIGRKSGMTQLFDDNGNVIPATVISCEPMYVLQNKTVETDGYKACKVGTGSIRAKLVNKPDAGQFKKADVEPKRIIREFTPDEEYSLGQEIKVSDMFAVGDKVDVSGVSKGKGFQGNIKRHGQKGGPSGHGSMYHRRVGSMGATSTPGRVVPGKKMPGHMGAVNCTVQNLSVVMVDGDRGILVIRGAIPGPKGGIVTVQNTVKA
- a CDS encoding cell division transport system permease protein — encoded protein: MTGRALINSIKEGFRGIIRHPLVTIASITTIMLMLIIMGAFYMFSVNARRIMRKLSQRPPIEVYMVLQSTEEQRATVAQNLKDNPDIIEFTMASPEENYNSFKENLGSSSSILDDFDYNMYLPYTFNIRLSDPSKANEVCAVIETYTGVSKVAQESNVMTFLTKASRIVNVTTAVSFVVLFVIALFIISNMVRISVYSRASEIEIMKFVGATNNYIRLPYITEGAMVGLFSALTSWAITTIVYHSVYAKAMSSIDPTSFYALATTRSLMWHELVILVVMGLIIGAVGSGISVRQYIKV
- a CDS encoding SSU ribosomal protein S10P, whose amino-acid sequence is MATKTTMVRIKLKAYDHKILDESAKLIVDALARDDASFSGPIPLPTEKEVVTILRSPHVNKDSREQFEQRTHKRIIDVYTPSSQTMDDIGKLDMPAGVSIEVKIK